Proteins from a single region of Gordonia hongkongensis:
- the hsaC gene encoding iron-dependent extradiol dioxygenase HsaC, whose product MSDSPIRSLGYMRIEATDIEAWRTYGLKVLGMIEGSGLTDGALYLRMDDFPARLVIVPSEHDRLACAGWEVANAAELQDVRDRLSRAGVVFREGKDEEVADRRVAEMIVFDDPADNTLEVFHGAALEHRRVVSPYGHRFVTEEQGLGHVVLTCSDDKAALEFYRDVLGFKLRDSMRLPPQVVGREEGDEVPWLRFLGCNPRHHSLAFLPIPNSTGIVHLMVEVENADDVGLCLDRALRKKVPMSATLGRHVNDLMLSFYMKTPGGFDIEFGCEGRTVKDDEWIARESTAVSLWGHDFSVGFKG is encoded by the coding sequence ATGAGTGACAGTCCGATTCGCTCGTTGGGGTACATGAGGATCGAGGCCACCGACATCGAGGCGTGGCGCACCTACGGCCTCAAGGTCCTCGGCATGATCGAGGGCTCTGGTCTCACCGACGGTGCCCTGTATCTCCGGATGGACGATTTCCCGGCCCGTCTGGTCATCGTGCCGTCCGAGCACGACCGGCTCGCCTGCGCGGGCTGGGAGGTCGCGAATGCCGCTGAGTTGCAGGATGTCCGGGATCGGCTGTCGCGTGCGGGTGTGGTCTTCCGCGAGGGCAAGGACGAGGAGGTCGCCGACCGTCGGGTCGCCGAGATGATCGTCTTCGACGACCCGGCGGACAACACCCTGGAGGTCTTTCACGGCGCCGCGCTGGAGCACCGGCGCGTCGTCAGCCCGTACGGGCATCGCTTCGTCACCGAGGAGCAGGGTCTGGGCCACGTGGTGCTCACCTGCTCCGACGACAAGGCAGCGCTCGAATTCTACCGGGACGTCCTCGGATTCAAGCTCCGGGACTCGATGCGCCTCCCGCCGCAGGTCGTCGGCCGCGAAGAGGGCGACGAGGTGCCGTGGCTGCGCTTCCTCGGTTGCAACCCCCGGCATCATTCGCTGGCCTTCCTGCCGATCCCGAACAGCACCGGCATCGTCCACCTGATGGTCGAGGTCGAGAACGCCGACGACGTCGGCCTGTGCCTCGACCGCGCGCTGCGCAAGAAGGTGCCGATGTCGGCGACCCTCGGCCGACACGTCAACGACCTCATGCTCTCCTTCTACATGAAGACGCCGGGCGGCTTCGACATCGAATTCGGTTGTGAGGGGCGCACGGTGAAGGACGACGAGTGGATCGCCCGGGAGAGCACGGCAGTGAGTCTGTGGGGGCATGACTTCAGCGTCGGGTTCAAGGGCTGA
- the hsaB gene encoding 3-hydroxy-9,10-secoandrosta-1,3,5(10)-triene-9,17-dione monooxygenase reductase subunit yields the protein MPSGATAQQSTRSPYGSADFDSRQFRTAMGQFCTGVTVITTLDDAGKPVGFACQSFAALSLDPPLVLFCPMKTSRSWKVIEKTGKFCVNVLSNRQQDVSAAFGAPGDDKFANVTWDPSPAGLPVIRHSLTWVECDVETVTDGGDHHIVIGRALTLGEVLQDKPLLFYRGGYLSTEHPRVTPAQAELENFLTWTGGDTWL from the coding sequence ATGCCCTCCGGCGCCACGGCCCAGCAGTCCACGCGTTCGCCGTACGGGTCCGCCGACTTCGACTCCCGTCAGTTCCGAACGGCGATGGGCCAGTTCTGTACCGGGGTCACCGTCATCACGACCCTCGACGACGCGGGCAAGCCGGTCGGGTTCGCGTGCCAGTCGTTCGCCGCGTTGTCGCTCGATCCGCCGCTGGTCCTCTTCTGCCCGATGAAGACCTCCCGGAGCTGGAAGGTCATCGAGAAGACGGGCAAGTTCTGTGTGAACGTCCTGTCGAACCGCCAGCAGGACGTCAGCGCCGCCTTCGGCGCCCCCGGCGACGACAAGTTCGCGAACGTCACCTGGGACCCGTCACCGGCCGGCCTCCCCGTCATCCGGCACAGCCTGACCTGGGTCGAATGCGACGTGGAGACCGTCACCGACGGCGGCGACCATCACATCGTCATCGGCCGCGCACTGACTCTCGGAGAAGTGCTGCAGGACAAGCCGTTGCTGTTCTACCGTGGCGGCTACCTGTCGACCGAACACCCGCGGGTCACACCCGCACAGGCAGAGTTGGAAAACTTCCTCACATGGACGGGCGGGGACACCTGGCTATGA
- a CDS encoding SDR family oxidoreductase yields MSAQGGLLADKVVVVSGVGPGLGRSICLRAAAEGARVVLAARTESRLKEVAAEIDAAGGTSLVVPADITDDAAVENLVATTVAEFGRADVLVNNAFALPSMKPLSRTDFDQIASSIDVTVLGTLRVIRAFTDALGESDGSIVNINSMVIRHSEPRYGSYKIAKSALLAMSQSLASELGDKGIRINSVAPGYIWDDQLKWYFGEVAKKYGISPDDVYEQTASKSDLKRLPEPDEIADAVVFLASPMARAITGHTLDVNCGEYHD; encoded by the coding sequence ATGAGCGCACAGGGGGGTCTGCTCGCCGACAAGGTCGTCGTGGTCTCGGGTGTCGGTCCGGGACTCGGGCGGTCGATCTGCCTGCGTGCGGCCGCGGAGGGCGCACGGGTCGTCCTCGCCGCCCGTACGGAATCAAGGCTGAAGGAGGTCGCCGCCGAGATCGACGCCGCCGGCGGGACCAGCCTCGTCGTCCCGGCCGACATCACCGACGACGCCGCCGTCGAGAACCTGGTGGCCACCACCGTCGCCGAGTTCGGCCGGGCCGATGTACTGGTCAACAACGCCTTCGCCCTCCCGTCGATGAAGCCGTTGTCCCGCACCGACTTCGATCAGATCGCGAGCAGCATCGACGTCACCGTGCTGGGCACGCTGCGGGTCATCCGCGCGTTCACCGACGCGCTGGGCGAGTCCGACGGCTCGATCGTGAACATCAACTCGATGGTCATCCGGCACTCCGAACCCCGTTACGGCAGTTACAAGATCGCGAAGTCGGCGCTGCTGGCGATGTCGCAGTCGCTGGCCTCCGAACTCGGCGACAAGGGGATTCGCATCAACTCGGTCGCACCGGGTTACATCTGGGACGACCAGCTGAAGTGGTACTTCGGCGAGGTCGCCAAGAAATACGGGATCTCACCCGACGACGTCTACGAGCAGACGGCGTCGAAGTCCGACCTCAAGCGATTGCCGGAGCCGGACGAGATCGCCGACGCCGTCGTGTTCCTCGCCTCGCCGATGGCGCGCGCCATCACCGGGCACACCCTGGACGTGAATTGCGGTGAATACCATGACTAG
- a CDS encoding sulfotransferase family protein, which produces MTSAARTDVGTIEDLHSSATRATGLDDFGDTEYLEPLGILLDSYRSEAGLTEIGSKMFRFFLKGALVARLLSEASWKANPGYADVEVTRPIFVTGLPRTGTTALHRLLAADPAHQGVEMWLAEFPQPRPPRDTWSDNPVYQQIQAGFEQHHVENPEFMGLHYMDAGEVEECWQLLRQSVMSISYESLAHIPTYSRWLAQQDWTPVYLRHRKNLQLIGLNDPGKRWVLKNPSHLFALDALMAAYPDALVIQTHRPPSTLIASMCSLAEHATPGWSTTFTGEQVGQDQLELWSRGLREFSTARKRYDPAQFLDIDFTDLRNDPMGTVERVYAALDTPMSEDARAAVTALDEESRSGARKPQHRYQLADYGLDEATVEAAFAV; this is translated from the coding sequence ATGACTAGTGCGGCACGCACCGACGTCGGCACGATCGAGGACCTGCATTCCTCGGCCACTCGCGCCACCGGCCTCGACGACTTCGGGGACACCGAGTACCTGGAGCCGCTGGGCATCCTGCTCGACTCCTACCGCTCCGAGGCGGGGCTGACCGAGATCGGCAGCAAGATGTTCCGCTTCTTCCTCAAGGGTGCGTTGGTCGCCCGGTTGCTCAGCGAGGCGTCGTGGAAGGCGAACCCGGGGTACGCCGACGTCGAGGTGACGCGGCCGATCTTCGTGACCGGCCTGCCGCGCACGGGAACGACTGCGCTGCACCGACTCCTGGCCGCCGATCCGGCGCACCAGGGCGTCGAGATGTGGCTCGCCGAGTTCCCGCAGCCCCGGCCGCCGCGCGACACCTGGTCCGACAACCCCGTCTACCAGCAGATCCAGGCCGGGTTCGAGCAACATCACGTCGAGAATCCCGAGTTCATGGGGTTGCACTACATGGACGCCGGCGAGGTCGAGGAGTGCTGGCAGCTGCTCCGCCAGAGCGTCATGTCGATCTCGTACGAATCACTCGCGCACATCCCGACCTACTCGAGGTGGCTCGCCCAGCAGGACTGGACGCCGGTGTATCTCCGACACCGCAAGAACCTGCAGCTGATCGGGCTCAACGACCCCGGCAAGCGGTGGGTGCTCAAGAACCCCAGCCATCTGTTCGCGCTCGACGCGCTCATGGCGGCGTACCCGGATGCCCTGGTGATCCAGACGCACCGGCCGCCCAGCACTCTCATCGCGTCGATGTGCAGCTTGGCCGAACACGCCACCCCGGGATGGTCGACGACGTTCACCGGCGAGCAAGTGGGCCAGGACCAGCTCGAGCTGTGGTCACGCGGACTCCGTGAGTTCTCCACCGCACGGAAGCGGTACGACCCGGCCCAGTTCCTCGACATCGACTTCACCGATCTGCGCAACGACCCGATGGGCACCGTCGAGCGGGTGTACGCGGCGCTGGACACCCCGATGTCGGAGGACGCGCGTGCGGCGGTGACCGCGCTCGACGAGGAGAGCCGGTCGGGTGCGCGCAAACCGCAGCACCGGTACCAGCTCGCCGATTACGGACTCGACGAGGCAACGGTCGAGGCGGCCTTCGCCGTCTGA
- a CDS encoding TMEM175 family protein: MAEPENRQSAEGLSRLIAFADAVVAIALTLLVLPLVDIANDLREDSSVADVVSDNSIELVSFIISFGVIWILWRQHHQTMEYFRAYDRTLINLHFIWLLTIVALPFATALIDGAHIEQANILYIGVLAVSVGSLIAIAEWGRRHRELLADDDATDRWVASSSGVATFIILAVALGVAIVFPRSGNLPLFLLLLTDPVERLLARWRPRRH, encoded by the coding sequence ATGGCAGAACCGGAGAACCGACAGTCGGCAGAGGGACTGAGCCGGCTCATCGCATTCGCCGACGCGGTGGTCGCGATCGCGCTGACCCTGCTGGTGCTCCCGCTCGTCGACATCGCCAACGACCTGCGCGAGGATTCGTCGGTCGCGGACGTGGTGTCCGACAACTCGATCGAACTGGTCAGCTTCATCATCAGTTTCGGCGTCATCTGGATCCTGTGGCGCCAGCACCATCAGACGATGGAGTACTTCCGCGCCTACGACCGCACGCTGATCAACCTCCACTTCATCTGGTTGCTCACGATCGTGGCGCTGCCCTTCGCGACGGCCCTCATCGACGGCGCCCACATCGAGCAGGCCAACATCCTCTACATCGGTGTGCTGGCCGTCTCGGTGGGCTCGCTCATCGCGATCGCCGAATGGGGTCGTCGGCACCGGGAACTGCTCGCCGACGACGACGCCACCGACCGATGGGTCGCCTCGTCGAGCGGAGTCGCCACGTTCATCATCCTCGCGGTCGCGCTGGGCGTCGCGATCGTGTTCCCGCGCAGCGGAAATCTGCCGCTGTTCCTACTGCTGCTGACCGACCCGGTCGAGCGGTTGCTCGCCCGGTGGCGGCCGCGGCGACACTGA
- a CDS encoding acyl-CoA dehydrogenase family protein — protein sequence MDFRLSDIHTDLASTVDAMLGKADMPTATRAWAAGDRAAVAKVYSQLADAGISGLLIDESHGGSSAGAVEMVVAVEQLGRHCAPGPIVESVAVLPILLHDADVSGPLSDLAEGRLATCAIGPLQPLAADTAAADVYLVEDGVLSRATVQSTEPSVDSTRTLSRVTAGDVLATGVDASDAADAGALATAAQLLGLGQAMLSIASEYAQSRKQFGRPIGSFQSVKHHLADVAIAIEMARPLVHAAALGVDGQVPEGTDVSRDISAAKVAAAEAADLSARRSLQVMGAIGYTAEHDISLYITKTRALLNAWGSPAVHRQRILETL from the coding sequence ATGGACTTCCGACTCTCCGACATCCACACGGACCTCGCCTCGACGGTGGACGCCATGCTGGGCAAGGCCGACATGCCGACCGCCACGCGCGCCTGGGCGGCCGGTGACCGCGCGGCCGTCGCCAAGGTCTACTCACAGCTGGCCGACGCGGGCATCAGCGGACTCCTGATCGACGAGTCACACGGCGGCAGCAGCGCCGGGGCCGTCGAGATGGTCGTCGCCGTCGAGCAACTCGGACGCCACTGTGCCCCGGGCCCGATCGTCGAGAGCGTCGCCGTGCTGCCGATCCTGCTGCACGACGCCGACGTGTCGGGCCCGCTCAGCGACCTCGCCGAGGGGCGGCTGGCGACCTGCGCGATCGGACCGCTCCAGCCGTTGGCCGCCGACACCGCCGCCGCCGATGTCTACCTCGTCGAGGACGGAGTGCTCTCGCGGGCCACCGTGCAGAGCACCGAGCCCTCGGTCGACAGCACCCGGACGTTGTCGCGGGTCACCGCCGGCGACGTCCTGGCCACCGGGGTCGATGCGTCCGACGCCGCGGACGCAGGTGCACTGGCCACGGCCGCGCAGCTGCTCGGCCTGGGTCAGGCGATGCTGTCCATCGCCTCGGAATACGCGCAGTCGCGCAAGCAGTTCGGCCGACCGATCGGGTCGTTCCAGTCCGTCAAACATCATCTCGCCGACGTGGCGATCGCCATCGAGATGGCCCGCCCCCTCGTTCACGCAGCCGCCCTCGGCGTCGACGGCCAGGTGCCGGAGGGCACCGACGTCTCGCGCGACATCTCGGCGGCGAAGGTCGCGGCCGCCGAGGCCGCCGACCTGTCGGCCCGCCGCTCGCTGCAGGTGATGGGGGCGATCGGGTACACCGCCGAGCACGACATCTCGCTGTACATCACCAAGACCCGGGCGCTGCTCAACGCCTGGGGCTCCCCCGCCGTGCACCGCCAACGGATCCTGGAGACGCTGTGA
- a CDS encoding acyl-CoA dehydrogenase family protein has protein sequence MDLLFDDAADDFRAEVRTWLAHHVPREPLPSMDTAEGFEAHREWERTMAADRMSVVSWPEEYGGRDAPLLHWVIFEEEYYRSGAPGRVSQNGIFLLAPTLFEHASPAQLERILPRMANADDIWGQAWSEPEAGSDLASLRSTAVRTDGGWLLNGQKTWSSRSSFADRAFGLFRTDKQAQRHKGLTYFMFDLRSEGVTVRPIAQLDGEAGFAELFLENVFVPDDPSNPGESGVIGEVDNGWRVAMSTAANERGLSLRAPGRFLATTDRLVELWRSNRDDVPSTANTDARVADAWIGSRAYELSTYQTVSRLAAGGSLGMESSINKVFWSQWDIAAHETALDLQGPAAELDDRWTDGYLFSLSGPIYAGTNEIQRNVIAERLLGLPRGDR, from the coding sequence ATGGACCTGCTGTTCGACGACGCCGCCGACGACTTCCGCGCCGAGGTCCGCACCTGGCTGGCCCATCATGTTCCGCGCGAACCGCTTCCGTCGATGGACACCGCCGAGGGATTCGAGGCGCACCGCGAGTGGGAGCGAACGATGGCCGCCGACCGGATGTCGGTCGTCAGCTGGCCGGAGGAATACGGCGGCCGCGATGCCCCGCTGCTGCACTGGGTCATCTTCGAGGAGGAGTACTACCGTTCGGGTGCTCCCGGACGCGTGAGCCAGAACGGCATCTTCCTGCTCGCACCCACCCTGTTCGAGCACGCGAGTCCTGCTCAGCTGGAACGCATCCTGCCGCGGATGGCCAACGCCGACGACATCTGGGGTCAGGCGTGGAGCGAACCCGAGGCCGGCAGCGACCTCGCCTCGCTGCGGTCGACCGCCGTTCGCACCGACGGCGGCTGGCTGCTCAACGGTCAGAAGACCTGGAGTTCGCGGTCGAGTTTCGCCGACCGCGCCTTCGGCCTCTTCCGCACCGACAAACAGGCACAGCGCCACAAGGGTCTCACCTACTTCATGTTCGACCTGCGCAGCGAGGGCGTGACCGTCCGGCCGATCGCACAGCTCGACGGCGAGGCCGGGTTCGCAGAGCTGTTCTTGGAGAACGTCTTCGTCCCCGACGATCCGTCGAATCCGGGCGAGTCGGGTGTCATCGGCGAGGTGGACAACGGGTGGCGGGTCGCGATGAGCACCGCCGCCAACGAACGCGGGCTGTCGCTGCGCGCACCCGGCCGGTTCCTGGCCACCACCGACCGCCTCGTCGAACTGTGGCGGTCGAACCGGGATGACGTCCCGTCGACGGCGAACACCGATGCGCGCGTGGCGGATGCGTGGATCGGGTCACGAGCCTACGAGCTGTCCACGTATCAGACGGTGAGTCGTCTCGCGGCCGGTGGTTCGCTCGGCATGGAGTCGTCGATCAACAAGGTGTTCTGGTCGCAGTGGGACATCGCCGCTCACGAGACCGCCCTCGACCTGCAGGGCCCGGCCGCCGAGCTCGACGACCGGTGGACCGACGGCTACCTCTTCTCGTTGTCCGGGCCGATCTACGCGGGTACCAACGAGATCCAACGCAATGTCATCGCCGAGCGCCTGCTCGGCCTTCCCCGTGGAGATCGGTGA
- a CDS encoding enoyl-CoA hydratase encodes MSDAVIPPALGPDDLGPDTSPVAYETGGPDGAVAYVTLNRPEYRNAQNSVMTYSLDAAFRKAVDDASVKVIVLRANGKHFSAGHDIGTPERDFDTYYENAAVLHWDHTDKTGADQRLAREMEVYMGMCRRWRDIPKPLIAQVHGACIAGGLMLAWICDFIVASDDAFFSDPVARMGIPGVEYFAHAFVLGPRRAKEILFTGERFTATQAADWGMVNHVVPRDALETKVNEIAEKAVAMPMQGLFLSKKAVNICEDQMGLRNSMDSVFGWHHFAHAANSEAGGDSLGGMDAKSMKASASTGTAAGSGS; translated from the coding sequence ATGAGTGACGCCGTCATCCCACCTGCGCTCGGACCCGACGATCTGGGCCCGGACACCTCACCGGTCGCCTACGAGACCGGCGGCCCCGACGGCGCGGTGGCCTATGTGACGCTGAACCGCCCGGAGTACCGCAACGCGCAGAACTCGGTGATGACCTATTCGCTCGACGCCGCGTTCCGCAAGGCCGTCGACGACGCTTCGGTGAAGGTGATCGTGCTGCGGGCGAACGGCAAGCACTTCTCGGCCGGACACGACATCGGCACCCCCGAACGCGACTTCGACACCTACTACGAGAACGCGGCCGTCCTGCACTGGGACCACACGGACAAGACCGGTGCCGACCAGCGTCTCGCCCGCGAGATGGAGGTGTACATGGGGATGTGCCGCCGCTGGCGCGACATCCCCAAACCCCTCATCGCCCAGGTCCATGGCGCGTGCATCGCCGGCGGTCTCATGCTCGCCTGGATCTGCGACTTCATCGTCGCCTCCGACGACGCGTTCTTCTCGGACCCGGTCGCCCGCATGGGCATCCCCGGCGTCGAGTACTTCGCCCACGCCTTCGTGCTCGGCCCGCGCCGGGCGAAGGAGATCCTGTTCACCGGTGAACGTTTCACCGCGACGCAGGCGGCCGACTGGGGCATGGTCAACCACGTCGTCCCCCGGGACGCCCTCGAGACCAAGGTGAACGAGATCGCCGAGAAGGCGGTCGCCATGCCGATGCAGGGGCTCTTCCTGAGCAAGAAGGCCGTCAACATCTGCGAAGACCAGATGGGACTTCGCAACTCGATGGACTCGGTGTTCGGCTGGCACCACTTCGCGCACGCGGCGAACTCCGAGGCGGGTGGCGACTCGCTCGGCGGGATGGACGCGAAGTCGATGAAGGCGTCGGCCTCGACCGGCACCGCCGCGGGATCGGGGAGCTGA
- a CDS encoding IclR family transcriptional regulator has product MTQTVGDFSDARQPARAASPPTARVVRIVELLADAEQPSLTLAEIVRQTSMSRATAHAVVSELVDCGWLIRDPSAGTFGVGPAFVGLVRNADGADHLVRWAASAARDLCERFDIPCFVARRTSADGVTLASHAFPPHLAPETAQHPWLRNGSRIRLRPPICREFIAFDPDDARSNWIGQAAESTRTRLGMVLDVVAERGYSIERMTDDHVAMIEALSSLDTMSDTLRARVGDLLTELSVIDYLPEEIDACAAGSTGVPVVTIGAPVFDAARRVVAAIVVCPNTTLDVDEVRRLGEATRAAADGISSHLS; this is encoded by the coding sequence GTGACACAAACCGTAGGTGACTTCTCCGACGCGCGTCAACCGGCACGCGCGGCGTCGCCACCGACCGCCCGGGTCGTCCGCATCGTCGAACTCCTCGCCGACGCCGAGCAACCGTCGCTGACGCTGGCCGAGATCGTGCGTCAGACCTCGATGTCGCGCGCCACCGCGCACGCCGTCGTCTCCGAACTCGTCGACTGCGGATGGCTGATCCGGGACCCGTCGGCAGGCACCTTCGGCGTCGGACCGGCCTTCGTCGGCCTCGTCCGGAACGCCGACGGCGCGGACCACCTCGTACGGTGGGCGGCATCTGCGGCGCGCGACCTGTGCGAACGGTTCGACATCCCCTGTTTCGTCGCCCGGCGGACCTCGGCCGACGGGGTGACCCTTGCGTCGCACGCCTTTCCGCCCCACCTGGCACCGGAGACCGCGCAGCATCCCTGGTTGCGAAACGGCAGCCGCATCCGGCTCCGCCCGCCGATCTGTCGGGAGTTCATCGCCTTCGACCCGGACGACGCCCGGTCGAACTGGATCGGCCAGGCCGCCGAGTCCACCCGCACCCGGCTGGGCATGGTGCTCGACGTCGTCGCCGAACGCGGCTACTCGATCGAGCGCATGACCGACGACCACGTGGCGATGATCGAGGCCCTGAGCTCCCTCGACACCATGTCGGACACCCTGCGCGCGCGGGTCGGCGACCTGCTCACCGAGCTGTCGGTCATCGATTACCTGCCCGAGGAGATCGACGCCTGCGCGGCCGGCAGCACGGGGGTACCCGTGGTCACCATCGGCGCCCCCGTCTTCGACGCCGCCCGTCGGGTGGTCGCGGCCATCGTCGTCTGCCCGAACACCACCCTCGACGTCGACGAAGTGCGCCGACTCGGCGAGGCCACGCGTGCTGCCGCCGACGGGATCTCGAGTCATCTCAGCTGA
- the cysD gene encoding sulfate adenylyltransferase subunit CysD, with translation MDADDGRRPDDADDGRRRHHGYELSHLAALEAESVHIFREVAATFERPVLLFSGGKDSVVMFHLARKAFWPAPIPFPLMHVDTGHNFDEVIEYRDRVVAETGVRLLVSSVQDDIDAGRVVEQTGPGASRNRLQTAALLRGITENRFDAVFGGARRDEEKARAKERVFSFRDEFGAWNPREQRPELWRLYNGRHAKGEHIRVFPLSNWTELDIWQYIAAEDIDLPEIYYAHQREVIPRDGMLLAKTRFLQELPGEEVRTETVRFRTVGDATCTGCVLSGADDVMKVIEEIEVTRLTERGATRADDRISESGMEDRKKEGYF, from the coding sequence ATCGACGCCGACGACGGACGTCGTCCCGACGACGCCGACGACGGACGTCGTCGTCATCACGGCTACGAGCTCTCGCATCTCGCGGCGCTCGAGGCCGAATCGGTACACATCTTCCGCGAGGTCGCCGCGACCTTCGAGCGCCCGGTGCTGCTGTTCTCCGGCGGCAAGGACTCGGTGGTGATGTTCCATCTGGCCCGCAAGGCCTTCTGGCCGGCGCCGATCCCGTTCCCGCTCATGCACGTCGACACCGGGCACAACTTCGACGAGGTGATCGAGTACCGCGACCGCGTGGTCGCCGAGACCGGGGTCCGCCTGCTCGTCAGTTCCGTACAGGACGACATCGATGCCGGACGGGTCGTCGAACAGACCGGGCCGGGTGCCAGCCGCAACCGGCTGCAGACGGCGGCGCTGTTGCGCGGCATCACCGAAAACCGGTTCGACGCGGTGTTCGGCGGCGCCCGGCGCGACGAGGAGAAAGCGCGCGCGAAGGAGCGCGTGTTCAGCTTCCGAGACGAGTTCGGCGCATGGAACCCCCGCGAGCAGCGGCCCGAGCTGTGGCGGCTGTACAACGGACGGCACGCCAAGGGCGAGCACATCCGGGTCTTCCCGTTGTCGAACTGGACCGAACTCGACATCTGGCAGTACATCGCGGCCGAGGACATCGATCTACCCGAGATCTACTACGCGCACCAGCGCGAGGTCATCCCGCGCGACGGCATGCTGCTCGCGAAAACCCGCTTCCTGCAGGAACTCCCGGGTGAGGAGGTGCGAACCGAGACGGTCCGGTTCCGCACCGTCGGCGACGCCACGTGCACCGGTTGCGTGCTGTCGGGCGCGGACGACGTGATGAAGGTGATCGAGGAGATCGAGGTGACGAGGCTGACCGAGCGGGGCGCCACGCGCGCCGACGACCGGATCTCCGAGTCGGGGATGGAAGACCGCAAGAAGGAAGGCTACTTCTGA